A portion of the Phycisphaerales bacterium AB-hyl4 genome contains these proteins:
- a CDS encoding cold-shock protein, with translation MAEGKIKKLTDRGFGFIQTESGQEIFFHANSLQDARFEDLQEGQRVTFDEQRSEKGPQAENVTLA, from the coding sequence ATGGCAGAAGGCAAGATCAAAAAGTTGACCGACCGAGGTTTCGGATTCATCCAGACGGAGTCCGGTCAGGAAATATTCTTTCACGCCAACAGTCTTCAGGATGCACGCTTCGAAGACCTGCAAGAGGGGCAACGCGTCACTTTTGACGAACAGCGGAGCGAAAAAGGCCCACAGGCCGAGAACGTCACGTTGGCCTGA
- a CDS encoding zinc-binding dehydrogenase, which translates to MKSIGLYGKKDMVVERREVDIAEPGFNDAVVKVHACGVCGTDMNFLKQWSDDAMPLGHEIAAEVVAVGDGVSHVQPGDHVIVEDCAMCGLCDKCKGGRPDLCVSFYDLGGQSGMGQYMRVRCNNLVKYEGLSPVAACLTEPLAVSLSSVLQADVPLGGSVLVIGCGPLGLMSAKVAKLQGAGFVAATQINTNSTLGKARTALAEKMGIDQVIDAAQEDVEAVIKQRFPDGVDRVIVSAPPESMHDALKAIAYGGIITFYGLHFGDRSRIEIDINHLIFRKITLRPVFAEPAINFSVSLDLLKRGLIPAKDLVTHQVAPAEAEKVFHAIADRTEPIIKAVVLPIGMNVG; encoded by the coding sequence ATGAAAAGCATCGGCCTGTACGGCAAGAAAGACATGGTCGTCGAACGCCGTGAAGTGGACATCGCAGAGCCTGGCTTCAACGACGCGGTGGTCAAGGTGCATGCCTGCGGTGTCTGCGGCACGGACATGAACTTTCTCAAGCAGTGGTCGGACGATGCCATGCCGCTCGGCCACGAGATCGCCGCGGAGGTCGTGGCGGTGGGCGACGGTGTCAGCCACGTTCAGCCGGGCGACCATGTCATTGTCGAAGACTGCGCCATGTGTGGCCTGTGCGACAAGTGCAAGGGCGGCCGACCCGACCTGTGCGTATCCTTCTACGATCTCGGCGGGCAGTCGGGCATGGGCCAGTACATGCGCGTCCGCTGCAACAATCTCGTGAAGTACGAGGGCCTGTCGCCCGTGGCGGCCTGCCTCACCGAGCCGTTGGCGGTGTCGCTGAGCTCCGTGCTCCAGGCGGACGTGCCGCTGGGTGGTAGCGTTCTGGTCATCGGCTGCGGACCGCTCGGGCTGATGTCAGCCAAGGTCGCCAAGCTGCAGGGGGCCGGGTTCGTCGCAGCCACGCAGATCAATACCAACAGCACCCTCGGCAAAGCACGTACCGCGTTGGCGGAGAAGATGGGCATCGACCAGGTCATCGACGCCGCGCAAGAGGACGTCGAAGCTGTCATCAAGCAACGATTCCCCGACGGTGTGGATCGCGTGATCGTCAGCGCCCCGCCGGAGAGCATGCATGACGCGCTGAAGGCGATCGCCTACGGCGGGATCATCACCTTCTACGGCCTGCATTTCGGCGACCGGAGCCGAATCGAGATCGACATCAACCACCTCATCTTCCGCAAGATCACGCTGCGCCCAGTCTTCGCCGAGCCGGCGATCAACTTCAGCGTATCGCTCGACCTGCTCAAGCGCGGCCTGATCCCTGCGAAAGACCTGGTGACACACCAGGTCGCCCCCGCCGAAGCCGAAAAGGTCTTTCATGCGATTGCGGATCGCACGGAGCCGATCATCAAAGCGGTCGTACTTCCCATCGGCATGAACGTCGGCTGA
- a CDS encoding hemolysin III family protein — protein sequence MSTVQRWYKPLLRGDKIKAEYQETRQEEWASALTHAVGVVLAVVAAVLMLQHARQHGDAWHIVTVAIFGITLVAVYLASTLYHGVCHPRWRRALLTCDYVCIYLLIAGSYTPFALVTIGGQVGWSIFGVIWGLAIIGVLLKLRFCDRFPLVSTGIYLAMGWMAVCFSVPAIEAMSTTGLVWLGAGGLAYTFGVAVYLWRHLPFNHAIWHLFVIAGSACHVTAIFHDVLPALPA from the coding sequence TTGTCTACGGTCCAACGTTGGTACAAGCCATTATTGAGGGGAGATAAGATTAAGGCTGAATACCAAGAGACCCGGCAGGAGGAGTGGGCGAGCGCGCTGACGCACGCGGTTGGCGTGGTGCTGGCGGTCGTTGCGGCGGTACTGATGCTGCAGCATGCACGTCAGCATGGAGATGCCTGGCATATTGTGACGGTGGCGATCTTTGGCATCACGTTAGTGGCCGTTTATCTCGCATCAACGCTCTATCACGGCGTATGTCACCCGCGATGGCGGCGGGCTCTGCTCACCTGCGACTACGTGTGCATCTATCTGTTGATCGCTGGCTCCTACACGCCGTTTGCACTGGTCACAATCGGCGGGCAGGTGGGGTGGAGCATCTTCGGCGTGATCTGGGGGCTTGCAATCATCGGCGTCCTGCTGAAGCTGCGATTCTGCGATCGCTTTCCGTTGGTGTCCACCGGCATCTACCTGGCCATGGGCTGGATGGCGGTGTGCTTCAGCGTGCCGGCCATCGAGGCTATGAGCACTACGGGCCTGGTCTGGCTGGGCGCCGGCGGCCTGGCGTACACCTTCGGTGTGGCTGTCTACCTCTGGCGTCACCTGCCGTTCAACCATGCGATCTGGCATCTGTTCGTGATCGCCGGCAGCGCCTGCCATGTCACGGCAATATTCCACGACGTTCTGCCAGCTCTGCCAGCATAG
- the holA gene encoding DNA polymerase III subunit delta, with amino-acid sequence MARSRAPARKADVTLDASMRLVVLHGPDDMLKQTRLHELRAALAAEHGEVETFSFEGKTAPLADVLDELRGYSLMQTYKLVLVDEADLFVKTHREALERYAENPVDHATLLLRSGTWNRGNLDKLIAKHGAIIKCDAPSPAEAKAWLVARAKKQHKTTITPAAAEALIDRLGPRLMQLDTELAKLALMVDEGSPIEPKLVQDVVGRSSEEQAWAVQEVALQAMQQRNPGALITSLRELIDLAGQPDALVAYFLADLMRKLNVAWMLRQAGVPEAAAAKQLKLWGPRQALFFNALRQMSPARAAALFDGVLQADRRSKSGLGEAVRNLECFSVQLTDNTR; translated from the coding sequence ATGGCCCGCAGCCGCGCCCCAGCCCGCAAAGCCGACGTCACGCTCGATGCGTCCATGCGCCTCGTCGTGCTCCACGGCCCCGACGATATGCTCAAGCAGACCCGCCTGCATGAGCTGCGCGCCGCCCTCGCAGCGGAGCATGGCGAAGTCGAAACCTTCAGCTTCGAAGGCAAGACCGCCCCGCTCGCCGATGTGCTCGATGAGCTGCGCGGCTACTCGCTGATGCAGACGTACAAGCTCGTGCTCGTTGACGAAGCGGACCTGTTCGTCAAAACCCATCGCGAAGCCCTGGAGCGATACGCTGAGAACCCCGTCGACCACGCGACGCTGCTGCTTCGCAGCGGAACGTGGAATCGCGGCAACCTCGACAAGCTCATTGCCAAACACGGTGCGATCATCAAATGCGACGCGCCCTCCCCTGCCGAAGCGAAGGCGTGGCTCGTCGCCCGGGCAAAGAAGCAGCACAAGACCACCATCACCCCCGCCGCGGCCGAGGCGCTGATCGATCGGCTGGGCCCTCGGCTGATGCAGTTGGACACGGAGTTGGCCAAGCTCGCGTTGATGGTCGACGAAGGTTCGCCCATCGAGCCGAAGCTGGTACAGGACGTGGTCGGCCGAAGCAGCGAAGAGCAGGCGTGGGCGGTGCAGGAGGTGGCGCTCCAGGCGATGCAGCAGCGCAACCCCGGTGCGTTAATCACCAGCTTGCGGGAGTTGATCGACCTCGCCGGCCAGCCGGATGCGTTGGTGGCATACTTCCTCGCGGACCTGATGCGCAAGCTCAATGTGGCGTGGATGCTCCGGCAGGCGGGCGTGCCGGAGGCGGCGGCGGCGAAGCAGTTGAAGTTGTGGGGGCCGCGACAGGCGTTGTTTTTCAATGCGTTGCGGCAGATGTCGCCGGCGCGGGCGGCGGCGCTGTTCGACGGTGTGCTCCAGGCCGACCGGCGGTCGAAGTCGGGCCTGGGCGAGGCCGTGCGAAATCTCGAATGTTTCAGCGTCCAGTTGACCGATAACACCCGATAA
- a CDS encoding amidohydrolase family protein: MRIDNHTHVGFDPLFYMQGWSPYCLDLPRLFNEADGFNIDAFVVFPFVAYTALDMAAIKRNRIQLAADADAVPYEFENRRLCNDILRCPADWQSRLWPFLIADPSRKPEAQVRAWQALPSEYRIYGLKFQTHTIQSPILALLDEGACMLDYAEAHDLPLLIHTSIRAEDKWSQCSDILRVVESRPKVRFVLAHSCRFHQPTLDRVAQLPNAWFDCSAFITHCICAQRDLPAVAAPVDRFESDYMSPERVLQDLAQAYPDKLIWGSDVPYYSIEYDRLQIRSSYRREVACLDALPAPARERVCHRNTLAWLGSIDTSSS, translated from the coding sequence ATGCGGATTGACAACCACACGCACGTCGGCTTCGACCCGCTGTTCTACATGCAGGGCTGGTCGCCCTACTGCCTCGACCTGCCACGGCTGTTTAACGAAGCGGATGGATTCAACATCGACGCTTTCGTCGTGTTCCCATTCGTCGCGTACACGGCACTGGACATGGCGGCGATCAAGCGTAACCGAATCCAGCTCGCCGCCGATGCTGACGCTGTGCCTTATGAGTTTGAGAATCGTCGACTGTGCAACGACATCCTGCGTTGTCCAGCGGATTGGCAATCGCGGTTGTGGCCGTTCCTCATTGCCGACCCATCCCGCAAGCCCGAAGCGCAAGTGCGTGCATGGCAGGCGCTGCCGTCGGAATACAGAATCTATGGGCTGAAGTTTCAGACGCACACAATTCAATCGCCCATTCTGGCGTTGCTCGACGAGGGCGCGTGCATGCTCGATTATGCTGAAGCGCATGACCTGCCGCTGCTCATTCATACGAGCATTCGAGCGGAAGATAAGTGGTCGCAGTGCAGCGATATTCTTCGCGTGGTGGAGTCGCGGCCGAAGGTGCGGTTCGTACTCGCCCACTCCTGCCGATTTCATCAGCCCACGCTGGATCGTGTGGCCCAGTTGCCGAATGCGTGGTTCGACTGTTCCGCATTCATCACGCACTGCATCTGCGCTCAGCGAGACCTGCCTGCCGTTGCGGCACCAGTCGACCGCTTCGAGTCCGACTATATGTCGCCCGAAAGAGTACTGCAGGATCTGGCACAGGCATACCCGGACAAGCTGATCTGGGGTAGTGATGTGCCCTACTACTCGATCGAATACGATCGGCTGCAGATCCGCAGTTCCTACCGCCGCGAGGTAGCCTGCCTGGATGCACTGCCCGCCCCCGCACGCGAGCGGGTTTGTCACCGGAACACGCTGGCATGGCTCGGCTCGATTGATACTTCGTCCAGTTGA